The proteins below come from a single Nitrososphaerales archaeon genomic window:
- a CDS encoding polyprenyl synthetase family protein, with translation MSYDRLMTILEENKKVVDNFIFQFLPREHKIPEVKYLYEMMRDYPSRRAKGLRSSLCMIVCEAFGGDPRSALITAAAIELFQNWILIHDDIEDDSDMRRGAPTLHKKYGIPLALNVGDALHGRMWECLLKNREIFDDRKVCNIISEFSRMVNETTEGQHIELMWIANNRWDLTEEDYYRLCEKKTSWYTCITPCRLGAIIANAPSEKLDELIPFGRSLGIAFQITDDILNLESDVDKYGKETFGDIWESKRTLMVIHLLKVCNSDERERVLKIMSKKRWEKKDSEVFEIYRLMKSLGVIEYARKKSMDFASEAMRYFDSIFGDLPEVNAKQTLREIIKFMIMRQW, from the coding sequence ATGAGTTACGATAGGTTGATGACGATTTTAGAAGAGAATAAAAAGGTTGTAGATAATTTCATATTCCAATTTTTACCCAGGGAGCATAAAATCCCTGAGGTTAAGTATTTATACGAAATGATGAGAGATTACCCTTCGAGAAGGGCAAAGGGTTTAAGATCGTCTCTATGTATGATCGTCTGCGAAGCCTTTGGTGGTGATCCTAGGTCAGCGTTGATCACTGCCGCTGCAATCGAGCTCTTTCAAAATTGGATCTTAATTCATGATGATATCGAAGACGATTCGGATATGAGGAGGGGAGCGCCAACACTCCATAAGAAGTATGGTATACCTCTAGCGTTAAATGTAGGTGATGCTCTGCATGGAAGGATGTGGGAATGTCTGCTGAAGAATAGGGAGATCTTTGATGATCGAAAGGTTTGTAACATCATCTCTGAGTTTAGCCGTATGGTGAATGAAACTACGGAAGGTCAGCATATAGAGTTGATGTGGATCGCCAACAATAGATGGGATTTGACAGAAGAAGATTACTATAGGTTATGTGAGAAGAAGACATCATGGTATACATGTATAACCCCCTGTAGATTGGGCGCGATCATCGCGAACGCTCCGAGTGAAAAGTTGGATGAACTGATCCCCTTCGGTAGAAGTCTCGGCATAGCGTTCCAGATTACCGATGATATACTCAACTTAGAGTCTGATGTAGATAAGTATGGGAAGGAAACGTTCGGCGATATTTGGGAAAGTAAGAGGACCCTGATGGTGATACACTTACTCAAGGTATGTAATAGTGATGAAAGGGAGCGGGTATTGAAGATTATGAGTAAGAAGAGGTGGGAGAAGAAGGATTCTGAGGTCTTTGAGATTTATAGATTGATGAAGTCTTTAGGTGTGATAGAGTACGCAAGAAAGAAGTCTATGGATTTCGCATCGGAGGCTATGAGATATTTTGATAGTATCTTTGGCGATCTTCCAGAAGTGAATGCAAAACAGACTTTAAGAGAAATTATCAAATTTATGATTATGAGACAATGGTAG
- a CDS encoding glutamate--tRNA ligase: MSEIPPNLRAIIRKHALLNAYKHEGKADTSAVISKVLGEDPQLKQMVKTLIELVKEVVAEVNRMSVEEQFNILNSEYPELLLKETRVKFEGRILPPLPQAKKGEVVTRFPPEPNGYPHIGHAKAAIIDETYARMYDGKFILRFDDTNPAKEKLEYYDAILDGLKWLGIKPDIIKNTSDDIELFYEYAERLIKAGHCYVCTCEPIVIKRNRAEGRECACRERAIEKNLELWNRMFSTFKQNEAILRLKVDMKHVNTALRDPTLFRIVEAEHPLKKDRYRVWPTYDFAVAIEDSLDGVTHAMRTKEYELRDELYYLLLRLLNLRQPLLIEFSRLELEGTPVAKRFLKPLVDNRLVSGWDDPRMPTLVGLRRRGILPEAIREFILSLGVSKVESKPSWDILESFNRKLLDPIAKRYFFVPNPVMLEVQDAPHLKVRLKHHPNLDLGYREIEAKDHFYISRDDLKNLKVGDRVRLMDLYNVKLIEKGEDSVIGSFAGSEIIEGIPKVQWVTERYIEFTVLIPGPLYIGDRFNEESLKVERGFAEEACSGLKVGEMIQFVRFGFCRIDAPSIAILTHK, encoded by the coding sequence ATGTCAGAGATTCCACCCAATTTAAGAGCTATAATTCGTAAGCACGCCCTCCTTAATGCATATAAGCATGAAGGTAAGGCAGATACTTCCGCTGTGATTAGCAAGGTATTGGGAGAGGATCCTCAACTTAAGCAGATGGTTAAAACTTTGATTGAATTGGTCAAAGAGGTTGTAGCTGAAGTCAATCGAATGAGTGTTGAAGAACAATTCAACATCTTGAATAGTGAATATCCAGAACTTCTTTTGAAAGAGACCCGTGTTAAATTCGAAGGTAGAATACTCCCACCACTCCCTCAAGCGAAGAAGGGAGAGGTGGTAACGCGCTTCCCACCCGAACCGAACGGTTATCCACACATCGGGCATGCGAAGGCTGCGATCATCGATGAAACCTACGCACGTATGTACGATGGCAAGTTCATCTTAAGGTTTGATGATACAAATCCAGCTAAAGAGAAGTTGGAGTATTATGATGCGATCTTAGATGGTTTAAAATGGTTGGGCATAAAACCCGATATAATAAAGAATACATCCGATGATATCGAGCTCTTCTACGAATATGCGGAACGTCTGATCAAAGCCGGCCATTGTTACGTATGCACCTGTGAACCTATCGTGATAAAGAGAAATCGTGCAGAAGGGCGTGAATGTGCATGTAGAGAGAGAGCGATTGAGAAGAATCTCGAACTTTGGAATCGAATGTTCTCCACATTTAAGCAGAATGAAGCGATACTGAGGTTAAAGGTCGATATGAAGCATGTAAATACTGCTCTGCGTGACCCAACACTCTTCCGAATCGTGGAAGCCGAGCACCCCCTTAAAAAGGATAGGTATCGTGTATGGCCGACTTACGACTTTGCTGTGGCGATCGAGGATAGTTTGGATGGTGTAACTCATGCGATGAGGACGAAGGAGTATGAATTAAGGGATGAGCTCTACTATCTGTTGTTAAGATTGCTCAATCTAAGGCAACCGTTGTTGATCGAATTCTCCAGATTGGAGTTGGAAGGTACGCCTGTTGCTAAAAGGTTCTTGAAGCCTTTAGTGGATAATCGGTTGGTGAGTGGGTGGGACGATCCACGAATGCCCACGTTGGTAGGGCTTCGAAGGAGGGGCATACTACCAGAAGCGATTAGAGAATTTATCTTAAGTCTGGGTGTATCGAAGGTGGAGTCGAAGCCCAGTTGGGATATATTGGAAAGCTTCAACAGAAAACTCTTAGACCCGATCGCTAAAAGGTACTTCTTCGTACCGAATCCAGTAATGTTGGAAGTTCAAGACGCACCCCATTTGAAAGTAAGATTGAAGCACCATCCAAATCTCGATTTAGGTTACCGTGAAATCGAAGCAAAGGATCACTTCTACATTTCTCGAGACGATTTGAAGAATCTGAAGGTTGGAGATAGGGTAAGACTTATGGATCTTTATAATGTAAAATTGATAGAGAAGGGTGAAGATTCGGTAATCGGCTCCTTTGCTGGTAGTGAGATTATAGAGGGCATTCCAAAGGTACAGTGGGTTACAGAACGGTATATAGAATTTACAGTTCTAATCCCCGGCCCTCTTTACATTGGAGATCGATTCAACGAAGAGAGCTTGAAGGTAGAGCGTGGCTTTGCCGAAGAAGCGTGTAGTGGTTTGAAGGTTGGTGAAATGATCCAATTCGTACGCTTCGGCTTTTGTAGAATCGATGCGCCTAGCATCGCTATCTTGACACATAAATGA
- the moaC gene encoding cyclic pyranopterin monophosphate synthase MoaC, with product MKVKMVDISKKESVYREAIAMGRIHLKPKTIELIKEGKVEKGDPIQIATLAGIQGAKLTPLLMPLCHPIRIDNVDIESEIDESSITITAKVRSTEKTGVEMEALTAVVTALLNIWDVVKMYEKDENGQYPTTFIESVKVVKKVKEGYGGCEEA from the coding sequence ATGAAGGTAAAGATGGTCGATATTTCAAAGAAGGAATCGGTCTATAGAGAAGCGATAGCGATGGGTCGAATCCATCTGAAACCCAAAACTATAGAGTTGATTAAAGAAGGTAAAGTAGAGAAGGGAGACCCTATTCAAATCGCTACACTGGCTGGGATTCAGGGTGCAAAACTCACACCCTTACTCATGCCACTCTGCCATCCTATTCGTATAGATAATGTCGATATCGAATCCGAGATCGATGAGTCGAGCATCACCATCACTGCAAAAGTCCGTTCTACAGAGAAGACTGGTGTCGAGATGGAAGCTTTAACAGCCGTTGTGACAGCTCTACTCAACATATGGGATGTGGTAAAGATGTACGAGAAGGATGAGAATGGGCAGTATCCAACAACATTCATCGAGAGTGTAAAGGTGGTGAAGAAGGTGAAAGAGGGCTATGGAGGTTGTGAAGAAGCATAG
- the rpsB gene encoding 30S ribosomal protein S2: protein MPEDDREDRMSEEEEKSTEKLSTTEISEKALLATGIRVGTLVKTKFMAPFISRTRSDGLHIIDIGKTLSRIEIAGKFISSYDLSKVVVYSAREYGKTPVEKFCELTGAIPITGRFMPGTFTNPLYPGHIDAELLIVTDPAIDYQAVDEATKIGIPVIAICDTDNVTSNVDLVIPANNRGRKALAAVFWLLARSVLTRSGALQPGQPMKYTIEDFETKLVEEEAE from the coding sequence ATGCCCGAGGATGATAGGGAAGATAGGATGAGTGAAGAAGAGGAGAAGAGTACTGAGAAGTTATCGACTACGGAGATTTCTGAAAAGGCACTCCTAGCCACTGGTATTAGAGTGGGGACTTTGGTCAAGACAAAGTTCATGGCACCATTCATCAGCCGTACCAGATCGGATGGTTTGCATATAATCGATATAGGTAAGACTCTCTCACGAATCGAGATAGCGGGCAAATTTATCAGTAGCTACGATTTGAGCAAGGTCGTCGTTTATTCTGCTCGTGAGTATGGTAAAACACCTGTAGAGAAGTTCTGTGAACTTACCGGTGCAATACCTATCACGGGGCGCTTTATGCCCGGAACATTCACCAATCCTTTATACCCGGGACACATAGATGCTGAATTATTGATCGTCACCGATCCTGCTATAGATTATCAGGCCGTAGATGAAGCGACGAAGATCGGTATACCAGTAATCGCGATTTGTGATACTGATAACGTTACATCTAACGTAGATTTGGTTATTCCTGCAAATAATCGAGGTAGAAAGGCCTTAGCAGCGGTCTTCTGGCTCTTAGCGAGATCGGTACTCACCCGTTCTGGAGCTCTACAACCGGGGCAGCCTATGAAGTACACTATCGAAGATTTCGAAACAAAATTGGTTGAAGAGGAAGCCGAGTGA
- a CDS encoding MogA/MoaB family molybdenum cofactor biosynthesis protein, with protein sequence MEVVKKHREEARGPVKVSVITVSTSRYQRILKGESVTDESGDKAVEMIKKGGHIVVSKKIVDDDSEMIRRELLKSIKEEGVDVVIVIGGTGISPRDVTIEAVQPLFDKVLEGFGEIFRMVSYQKIGASAILSRAIAGTIDKRLVFCIPGSPYAVATALNIILEELSHAVYIARG encoded by the coding sequence ATGGAGGTTGTGAAGAAGCATAGAGAGGAGGCACGTGGACCGGTGAAGGTCTCTGTAATCACCGTCAGCACATCACGTTATCAAAGGATCTTGAAGGGTGAAAGTGTAACGGATGAGTCTGGCGATAAAGCTGTCGAGATGATCAAGAAAGGAGGACATATCGTAGTCTCAAAGAAGATCGTGGATGATGATTCGGAAATGATCAGGCGCGAGCTTTTGAAGAGTATCAAAGAAGAGGGGGTAGATGTAGTTATAGTGATCGGTGGTACTGGAATCTCTCCTCGTGATGTGACTATAGAGGCTGTTCAACCCCTCTTCGATAAGGTTCTGGAAGGTTTCGGAGAGATCTTTCGAATGGTCAGTTACCAGAAGATCGGAGCGTCGGCGATCTTATCGAGAGCGATCGCGGGCACTATCGATAAGAGATTGGTCTTCTGCATACCCGGCTCACCGTACGCTGTGGCTACAGCATTAAATATAATTCTCGAGGAGCTCAGTCACGCGGTATATATCGCAAGGGGTTAA
- the fni gene encoding type 2 isopentenyl-diphosphate Delta-isomerase, whose product MVGIKERKLDHIHIPLKYNVEAKTKTTLLEHVHLIHNALPELDMDEIDISTTFLNHKFNAPILIDAITGGTQEALKINATLSLAAEKLGLGMVVGSQKAVLKSPEVAETYAIARKNAPNAFIAANIGGGDLVKNFTMEDAERLIDMIKADAFVIHLNPLQELIQPEGTSQYKGVLKKIHELASQLKVPVIVKEVGAGISKEVAIKLELAGVSAINIAGVGGTSWAGVEQIRSEAEDNKVKSRLGLLYWDWGIPTAASLIEVRRAVKLPLIASGGLRNGLDIVKCIVLGADLCGMALPMLRYAVKSLDDLIDFIQNTILELKVAMYLVGARDLKALRNVRYVITSPLSEWVKI is encoded by the coding sequence ATGGTAGGTATTAAAGAGAGAAAGCTCGACCATATCCACATACCGTTAAAGTATAATGTTGAAGCTAAGACCAAGACTACACTCCTCGAACATGTTCACCTAATCCACAATGCACTCCCAGAATTGGATATGGATGAAATCGATATATCTACAACCTTCTTAAATCATAAATTCAACGCACCTATCCTGATCGATGCGATAACGGGTGGTACACAAGAGGCGTTGAAGATCAATGCTACACTGAGCCTAGCTGCGGAAAAGTTAGGGTTAGGAATGGTAGTTGGGAGTCAAAAGGCCGTTCTTAAATCCCCTGAAGTTGCTGAAACCTACGCCATCGCTCGTAAAAATGCCCCAAACGCATTTATAGCTGCGAATATCGGCGGTGGTGATCTGGTTAAAAACTTTACGATGGAGGATGCGGAGAGGTTGATCGATATGATCAAAGCTGATGCCTTTGTAATACATCTGAATCCACTCCAAGAGCTGATTCAACCTGAAGGTACTTCTCAATATAAAGGTGTGTTGAAAAAGATCCATGAACTTGCATCACAACTCAAAGTCCCTGTGATAGTCAAAGAAGTAGGTGCTGGTATATCGAAGGAGGTGGCGATAAAGTTAGAGTTGGCGGGCGTTTCGGCGATCAATATAGCGGGAGTTGGCGGGACGAGTTGGGCAGGTGTCGAACAGATTCGAAGTGAGGCTGAAGATAATAAAGTGAAGTCGAGGCTCGGCCTTCTTTACTGGGACTGGGGCATACCTACAGCTGCAAGCCTCATTGAGGTGAGGAGGGCGGTCAAGCTACCCCTCATAGCCTCAGGTGGTCTGAGGAATGGTTTAGATATCGTGAAGTGTATCGTCTTAGGTGCAGATCTATGTGGTATGGCATTACCTATGTTAAGGTATGCGGTAAAGTCTCTCGACGATCTTATCGATTTTATCCAGAATACCATTTTAGAACTAAAGGTGGCGATGTACTTAGTAGGTGCACGTGATTTAAAGGCATTGAGGAATGTAAGGTACGTAATTACAAGCCCTTTAAGTGAATGGGTGAAGATATGA
- the mvk gene encoding mevalonate kinase, which produces MKFVAQAPGKIIITGEHFVVHGAYALAAAIDRFVKVEAKVSDTTHILSKNLGLSATLPNKVPNALKPIAHVLNATLRYLNEKRGLSLIIDSDIPVGSGLGSSASVAVATATAVSEALGHHLTPKEIVDLAMVSEKMIHKNPSGIDVNIAVYGGVILFQRNSDVKSIDLNSNIDFVIGYSGLRRRTSRLIQKVAEMKAAKPHLFNSLVQSSSRLSLLAANFMKQNDLLTLGSILNFHHIVLSWLGISIDEIDKMVEASLAAGALGAKVTGGGGGGCMIALPPINHSQQILDSLKNLGKVAFISKIPVGGVKVWSEKD; this is translated from the coding sequence ATGAAATTTGTTGCCCAAGCCCCCGGTAAGATCATTATAACTGGTGAGCACTTCGTAGTCCATGGCGCATACGCATTAGCTGCAGCGATCGATAGATTCGTTAAAGTTGAAGCGAAGGTCTCCGATACCACTCATATCCTTTCAAAAAATTTAGGATTGTCAGCTACTCTACCAAATAAAGTACCGAACGCATTAAAGCCCATAGCTCACGTTTTAAATGCCACGTTACGATACCTTAATGAGAAAAGAGGTCTTTCATTGATCATAGATTCCGATATACCGGTAGGGTCGGGTCTGGGCTCTTCAGCTTCGGTAGCTGTAGCAACTGCAACTGCCGTATCTGAAGCTCTCGGTCACCATCTTACTCCGAAAGAAATTGTAGACCTTGCAATGGTCTCTGAGAAGATGATCCATAAAAACCCATCCGGTATAGATGTTAATATAGCTGTTTATGGTGGTGTGATTTTATTCCAAAGGAATTCTGATGTAAAGTCTATAGATCTAAACTCTAACATCGATTTTGTAATCGGTTACAGCGGATTGCGTAGAAGGACTTCAAGGCTGATACAAAAGGTTGCTGAGATGAAAGCTGCTAAACCCCATCTATTCAATAGCCTTGTACAATCCTCATCAAGATTGAGTCTGCTGGCTGCAAACTTTATGAAGCAGAATGATTTATTAACGTTAGGTTCGATCCTTAACTTCCACCATATAGTTTTGAGTTGGCTCGGTATATCGATAGATGAAATCGATAAGATGGTAGAGGCTTCGTTGGCTGCTGGCGCGCTAGGTGCTAAAGTTACGGGCGGAGGGGGAGGGGGTTGCATGATCGCACTACCACCGATCAATCATTCACAACAAATCCTAGACTCCCTTAAAAATCTCGGTAAGGTCGCTTTTATTAGTAAGATACCTGTAGGGGGTGTAAAGGTTTGGTCAGAGAAGGATTGA
- a CDS encoding isopentenyl phosphate kinase → MVREGLTIIKLGGSVITFKDRPLTPNIEAIHNLSDVISKSGIDCVIVHGGGSFGHYYAKEYNITTRLDHYSAEGIAKTKLAMLKLHMYILEALESHNLHPYSLPPMSFLHGGKVDERKRDLLQGLIEIDLTPVTFGDIITINGKFQVISGDTLVRMLAESLKPARVIFTMDVDGIYRRLDDPSTLIRTIDVSKDLELSSSKPLFDVTGGIELKLSEAMKIASLGIDVYFVNGLKADHVTKALKGGSFIGTIIKGIGHGRY, encoded by the coding sequence TTGGTCAGAGAAGGATTGACGATCATCAAGCTCGGAGGCTCCGTTATTACATTTAAGGATCGGCCGTTGACCCCAAATATAGAAGCTATTCATAACCTTTCCGATGTGATCTCTAAATCGGGTATCGATTGTGTAATCGTTCATGGAGGGGGTTCGTTCGGCCATTACTACGCTAAAGAATACAACATCACCACTCGATTAGATCATTATTCTGCTGAAGGTATAGCGAAGACAAAATTGGCTATGCTCAAACTCCATATGTACATTCTTGAGGCTTTAGAGTCCCATAACCTTCACCCTTATTCACTACCACCGATGAGCTTTTTACATGGTGGCAAGGTAGATGAGAGGAAGAGAGATCTTTTACAAGGTTTGATCGAGATCGATCTAACCCCTGTAACATTCGGTGATATCATCACCATAAATGGTAAATTTCAAGTAATTTCTGGCGATACGTTGGTCAGAATGTTGGCAGAATCGTTAAAACCAGCCCGTGTAATCTTTACTATGGATGTGGATGGTATATATCGAAGGCTCGATGATCCCAGCACGCTCATTCGTACGATCGATGTAAGTAAGGATTTAGAATTGAGTTCATCGAAGCCACTATTCGATGTGACGGGCGGGATAGAATTGAAGCTATCAGAAGCTATGAAGATCGCATCTTTAGGTATAGATGTGTATTTTGTAAATGGCTTAAAAGCCGATCATGTCACAAAAGCATTAAAGGGAGGGTCTTTTATAGGTACAATTATCAAAGGGATAGGGCATGGTAGGTATTAA
- a CDS encoding MEMO1 family protein, with amino-acid sequence MALRYPAVADQFYPGEPTSLRESIEECFLHRLGPGKKPPSTGDLGKVIGLVSPHAGYMYSGPVAAHGYYAISFLKNVRLIVIIGPNHWGLGSGVAVYPSGAWITPLGRVEVDKDAAEQLLKSSDIVDFDELAHRNEHSIEVQIPFLQYTFPKGFKILPICMALQDKLTSVEVGEALADVIKGKDALLIASSDFTHYESQESAFKKDSEAIKAICDLDVDRFYTVIRKMDISTCGHGPIAVLMTVAKKLNVAKGTLLKYATSGDITGDFSAVVGYASIIL; translated from the coding sequence ATGGCTTTAAGGTATCCCGCTGTAGCGGATCAATTCTATCCGGGAGAACCTACATCATTGAGAGAATCTATAGAAGAGTGTTTTCTTCATAGACTCGGACCTGGGAAGAAACCTCCATCGACTGGAGATCTGGGTAAAGTCATCGGTCTGGTCTCCCCTCATGCTGGCTACATGTATTCTGGACCGGTAGCCGCCCATGGCTACTACGCTATCTCATTCTTAAAGAATGTGAGGCTCATCGTAATCATTGGGCCGAACCATTGGGGATTAGGAAGTGGTGTAGCCGTATATCCATCTGGTGCATGGATAACACCATTGGGCAGAGTGGAGGTGGATAAGGATGCTGCTGAGCAACTCCTCAAATCATCAGATATTGTGGACTTTGATGAATTGGCCCATAGAAATGAGCACTCCATTGAAGTCCAAATCCCCTTCCTTCAGTACACATTCCCAAAGGGGTTTAAGATCCTCCCCATCTGCATGGCATTACAGGATAAATTAACTTCGGTAGAGGTGGGTGAAGCTTTAGCAGATGTCATAAAAGGCAAGGATGCCCTTCTAATTGCATCATCCGATTTTACCCATTATGAGAGTCAAGAATCTGCATTTAAGAAAGATTCGGAAGCGATCAAAGCGATCTGTGATCTAGATGTGGATCGCTTTTATACAGTGATTCGCAAGATGGATATTTCTACGTGCGGTCACGGGCCCATCGCGGTACTGATGACCGTAGCAAAGAAATTAAATGTAGCAAAAGGTACTTTACTCAAGTATGCTACGAGTGGTGATATTACAGGAGATTTCAGTGCTGTAGTAGGCTATGCATCGATAATCCTTTGA
- a CDS encoding alkaline phosphatase family protein, with product MNSLLGVSDRLDKALSFAESIKEHIQKSSILKDYITPLYDTYSICNIPNTIMLTFGININSKRPPLQPADVIKEHIEGVRKLVLIVIDSLGYLQLLDYITYDERSVVRELINRGVFLPITSTFPSTTSTGLTSLSTGLTPQEHGIIGYTMYVKVLGLVANMISFAPAVDHRRDIMLDWGIDLRKFLGVSTIYEKLSNEEVQSYILIRNHLTNTALSKMLHAGAEVCGFVNYSDFFITLRKLLEGRPNKDTCIFAYWEAYDTISHIYGPETEEARGELKTFFNTLKSELLEKLNPKVARRTALIITGDHGQAAISQRSVTMVSKHPKLMKNLRIPPTGDSRASYLFSESGKIEWVKDYIQKKLKGKVDLFDSKWLMRKGFFGSNQYRPDFKERIGDLTLISRDDHAFVYPYKGHEEYTLKGAHGGLSPEEALVTFICTRLAGR from the coding sequence ATGAATAGTTTGCTTGGTGTGAGCGATAGATTGGATAAAGCGCTCTCTTTTGCTGAATCGATCAAAGAGCACATTCAGAAGAGCAGTATTTTGAAGGATTATATTACGCCTCTCTACGATACTTACTCTATCTGTAACATACCCAATACCATTATGCTTACATTCGGTATCAATATCAATAGCAAAAGACCCCCTCTACAACCAGCAGATGTTATAAAAGAGCATATCGAAGGGGTAAGGAAGCTGGTACTCATAGTCATTGACTCGTTAGGTTACCTTCAACTTTTGGATTATATAACATATGATGAGAGGTCGGTGGTTAGAGAGCTTATAAATCGTGGAGTCTTCTTACCGATAACATCTACATTCCCATCCACTACGAGTACAGGCCTCACATCGCTCAGCACGGGCTTAACACCTCAAGAGCATGGTATAATCGGCTACACAATGTATGTGAAGGTGCTGGGTTTAGTAGCCAATATGATCTCCTTCGCACCCGCTGTAGATCATCGAAGGGATATCATGTTAGATTGGGGGATCGATCTGAGGAAGTTTTTAGGCGTCTCAACGATTTATGAAAAACTCAGCAACGAAGAGGTCCAGTCTTACATACTGATCCGCAACCACCTCACAAATACCGCTCTATCGAAGATGCTTCATGCCGGTGCTGAAGTATGTGGATTTGTAAATTATTCAGACTTCTTCATTACACTAAGGAAGTTGTTGGAAGGGAGGCCGAATAAAGATACTTGTATATTCGCCTACTGGGAAGCCTACGATACGATCTCGCACATATATGGCCCAGAAACGGAGGAAGCGAGGGGTGAGTTAAAGACCTTCTTCAATACTTTAAAGAGTGAACTTCTGGAGAAGCTCAATCCGAAGGTTGCGAGGAGAACCGCTCTCATAATAACTGGAGACCATGGCCAAGCAGCGATATCACAAAGATCCGTTACCATGGTATCGAAGCATCCGAAGTTGATGAAGAATTTGAGGATCCCACCTACAGGCGATTCGAGGGCTTCTTACCTCTTTTCTGAAAGTGGAAAAATCGAATGGGTAAAGGATTATATTCAGAAGAAGCTTAAAGGAAAGGTCGATCTCTTCGATTCCAAATGGCTTATGCGTAAAGGGTTCTTCGGCTCAAACCAATATAGGCCAGATTTTAAGGAACGTATAGGCGATCTCACCCTAATCTCTCGAGACGATCACGCGTTCGTGTATCCGTACAAGGGGCACGAAGAATACACTTTGAAGGGTGCCCATGGAGGTCTATCTCCAGAAGAAGCCTTGGTAACATTTATCTGTACCCGATTGGCTGGCAGATAG